A single genomic interval of Aedes aegypti strain LVP_AGWG chromosome 1, AaegL5.0 Primary Assembly, whole genome shotgun sequence harbors:
- the LOC110674093 gene encoding uncharacterized protein LOC110674093, with translation MLKVYICQVHNAYFQLSSRYFQSFSVGPFRVTLISCDQLKILHQERLRYDKDSSRNKPPRFLVETDASGGMCAQIKNLNCDKRINNYAIVKAVGIPGDTSSKTVISFADMITNDHSSRNISVFYKELKDKFVDEFSYWPPFEGIVTDKCWAQIKSIVELNNGLDVVQYLNIVYRYATEQINDLFEYMDRNFVYCFLCIVHLSKNFLKDLNSMLDDAKDKRIAKIFFVEMVHCRSYPTFKKIFEQFCHYYLSQNDSDKERLLYSLHHNDSFWQTVETDETDMKQYNDEIDSDTIYQNSKWYKDCLVIYKEKLKTYNHRCSSKETLFIEYIMQHYVALAPMWTSILHIRKSDTKPHYEENFRCSTGNMESHWGTTKEDLRTRIAELGKLPIAAERLIAYMKSQTRANVVRYREKIPKCRLNARKGTYKRKRTDVKEPKTNKSEDITLSELGEIKAEWGRTPTSVRTIKQKFSNISGKRLFAQRFKDLPSLKIPPNSGFNKIFERISIMHPGKRLYFGKKNFQNRTISLDLADLRTVIEGWIVDSAVEWLIAAEIEAAGRSEEIYLLEPYSAAVLFSKNNKNNDLAAAEYRRMVGHPKILVPFCDGSHYFLIMVNFRTQDFFCWDSQQNEKSAKASDFFSIIKNIAKITGDDQRWATKWLVEDMPCSQQKDNSSCGIYCVEFSKEIIQNKGCNDLQIDPKTWRHENYKKNYLQCYFNHPCCTLCGAWMIAKNDFDLICKTCPMKVCATCSDGTKQCKVC, from the exons ATGTTAAAAGTCTATATTTGCCAAGTGCATAATGCTTATTTTCAACTATCTTCTAGGTATTTCCAATCATTTTCTGTTGGGCCATTTCGTGTCACTCTTATCAGCTGTGATCAACTGAAAATTTTACATCAAGAAAGGTTGCGGTATGATAAAGATTCCAGCCGAAACAAACCACCGAGGTTTCTAGTAGAAACCGATGCGTCGGGGGGGATGTGCGCTCAAATTAAAAACCTAAATTGTGACAAGAGAATAAACAACTATGCCATCGTCAAAGCAGTTGGTATTCCTGGAGATACATCATCTAAAACCGTAATATCATTTGCGGATATGATTACGAATGATCACTCCAGCAGAAATATCAGCGTCTTTTACAAAGAACTTAAAGACAAATTCGTTGACGAGTTTAGCTACTGGCCCCCTTTTGAAG GAATTGTAACGGATAAGTGCTGGGCACAAATAAAGAGCATTGTGGAATTAAACAATGGGTTAGATGTGGTACAATACCTCAACATTGTTTATCGTTATGCTACGGAGCAAATCAACGACCTTTTCGAGTACATGGACAGAAACTTTGTGTACTGTTTTCTTTGCATAGTACACCTCAGCAAGAATTTTCTGAAGGATTTGAATTCAATGTTGGATGACGCAAAG GACAAAcgaattgcaaaaatatttttcgtgGAAATGGTGCACTGCCGCAGTTATCCTAcgttcaaaaaaatttttgagcaattttGCCATTATTATTTATCCCAGAATGACAGTGATAAAGAACGTTTATTATATTCGTTGCATCACAATGACTCGTTTTGGCAAACAGTTGAAACTGATGAAACTGACATGAAGCAATACAACGATGAAATCGACTCCGACACTATTTATCAGAACTCAAAATGGTACAAGGATTGCTTGGTTATTTACAAGGAGAAATTGAAAACTTATAACCACAGATGCAGCTCCAAGGAAACTCTTTTCATTGAATACATTATGCAGCATTATGTGGCATTGGCACCTATGTGGACGTCTATACTGCACATCAGGAAATCAGACACAAAACCTCATTATGAAGAGAACTTCAGATGTTCAACGGGCAACATGGAGAGCCACTGGGGAACAACCAAGGAAGATTTAAGAACCAGAATAGCCGAATTGGGAAAGCTGCCCATTGCTGCCGAAAGATTAATAGCGTACATGAAATCTCAAACTAGAGCGAATGTTGTGCGCTATCGGGAAAAAATACCGAAATGCAGGCTGAATGCACGAAAAGGCACATATAAACGCAAAAGAACAGATGTCAAA GaaccaaaaacaaacaaatcggAAGATATAACGCTTTCGGAGCTTGGAGAAATCAAAGCCGAATGGGGCAGAACACCTACTTCTGTAAGAACCATCaagcagaaattttcaaatatttctgggAAGCGACTGTTTGCTCAACGGTTCAAAGATCTGCCCAGCCTAAAAATACCACCAAATTCCGGATTCAATAAGATATTCGAACGAATAAGTATTATGCATCCCGGAAAAAGGCTTTACTTTGGGAAAAAGAATTTCCAGAACCGAACAATTAGCCTCGACCTTGCCGACCTAAGGACAGTAATCGAAGGGTGGATTGTAGATTCGGCAGTGGAATGGCTCATAGCAGCAGAAATCGAAGCGGCAGGACGATCTGAGGAAATCTACTTGCTGGAGCCGTATTCTGCTGCTGTATTATTttctaaaaacaacaaaaataatgaccTGGCAGCAGCAGAATACCGCAGAATGGTCGGTCACCCTAAAATTCTCGTTCCATTTTGTGATGGAAGCCATTACTTTTTAATAATGGTTAACTTCAGAACGCAAGATTTTTTCTGCTGGGACTCTCAGCAAAATGAAAAATCTGCTAAAgccagtgattttttttcaataattaaaaatattgcaAAGATAACTGGTGATGATCAGCGCTGGGCCACCAAATGGTTGGTAGAAGATATGCCTTGTAGCCAGCAAAAGGACAATTCCAGCTGTGGAATTTATTGcgtggaattttcaaaagagattatTCAGAACAAGGGATGTAATGATTTGCAGATAGATCCGAAAACCTGGCGACacgaaaactacaaaaaaaattatctGCAGTGTTATTTCAACCATCCATGCTGCACACTTTGTGGAGCATGGATGAttgcaaaaaacgattttgatcTAATATGCAAAACATGTCCCATGAAGGTCTGCGCAACATGCTCAGATGGGACAAAACAATGTAAAGTTTGTTAA